A single genomic interval of Lathyrus oleraceus cultivar Zhongwan6 chromosome 7, CAAS_Psat_ZW6_1.0, whole genome shotgun sequence harbors:
- the LOC127105006 gene encoding uncharacterized protein LOC127105006: MWTPQQLLQPVPPHTLFHSYSPSNLTKIPSFAKLNSTHHSKIRNGVAKTSITLEELPPNALRRKREAEWSGGFSLGLDLGMARTGIALSKGFIVRPLTVLELRGQKLEVQIMNIAEKQEADEFIIGLPRSSDGKETTQSNIVRTVAGRLAVRAAERGWRVYLQDEHGTTTDAIVRMVDMGLSKSNRQKKLDAYAAVMLLERYFSTSGEKTELVLPKNLELQEKLRKGPPKDDDFYSDED; the protein is encoded by the exons ATGTGGACGCCGCAGCAACTGCTCCAACCAGTGCCACCCCACACACTCTTCCACTCTTATTCGCCTTCAAATCTTACAAAGATTCCATCTTTTGCGAAACTGAATTCGACCCACCATTCCAAAATTCGCAATGGAGTTGCGAAGACCTCAATAACTTTGGAAGAACTTCCCCCAAACGCGCTTCGGAGGAAGCGGGAAGCCGAATGGAGCGGAGGATTCTCCCTTGGCTTGGATTTGGGAATGGCTCGCACTGGGATTGCACTCAGCAAAGGCTTCATTGTTCGCCCTTTAACG GTTTTGGAACTCCGAGGACAGAAACTCGAGGTGCAGATAATGAACATTGCCGAAAAACAG GAGGCTGATGAGTTTATAATTGGACTTCCAAGATCTTCTGATGGAAAAGAAACAACACAGTCGAACATAGTCCGTACCGTTGCCGGAAGGCTAGCTGTTCGGGCTGCTGAGAG GGGTTGGAGAGTATATCTACAGGATGAACACGGAACAACAACAGATGCCATCGTTCGAATGGTCGACAT GGGATTGAGTAAGTCTAATCGGCAGAAGAAACTTGATGCCTATGCTGCTGTG ATGTTACTGGAGAGATATTTCTCGACATCAGGTGAGAAAACTGAACTCGTCTTGCCGAAGAATCTTGAACTACAAGAAAAGCTTAGAAAGGGGCCTCCGAAAGATGATGATTTTTACtccgatgaagattaa